The sequence below is a genomic window from Glandiceps talaboti chromosome 14, keGlaTala1.1, whole genome shotgun sequence.
AGACCATCCTAGTACCATAATATACATCATATGATTTACAACACGGTTACTTTTCATTACACAACAGGAATTCTAAATCCTTTTTTTCCCTCAGGTAACAGTACTTAAAGTAAAGTGGTAAATTGAATTGGGtggattatttgtagttgtaagGTGTAACATTACATATTTGATTAAGCAGTATGATTGCTGTGGAAGCTGACAATAAAAGAAACCACTTTACTATGTCACTGACAAAGGAGAATCAATATTGATTTACAGCTGCAGCATTCAACAGTAGCTGTGAACTATGAATGGGGGGCTATTAATAACGAGAGATAATTTGCATAGAAAAAACATGTCACTTTCTATTACATTCTGAACATCAATGTCTATGGTTATAAAATGCTGTTGGATTTGCAGACTTAGATTGTTTATGAAATAGTCATGACTTCTTTAGGTTGTTGCTTATTTTCCCAAAAACTAGAAACAACATTGCTACTTAATTACATAAACAACCCCTAACATCATGAACAAATGTTGATACGAAAGCATATTCTTTGAGATTTATATCACTGgacatatttattattttacagaTGTGTGTATACTCTATGGAAAAACTATACTGCACTTTTTGGTAAAAACACTATCAGTAATTTAGTTTTGGAAAATGTTACTTTCCTATTTTAAAGTTACTTTAATtcctttttcaaaatttactttaaagtggtcatatggatgacgattggggtatttattttggattcttaATTCATAAAGCTATGTTATCATCGCTTCCTACTtgcaaaatcaatatgaaacaacattgacaaagtgtgcgtttgtaactcaatacatgtacactaaaaaAAATGCGTAAAAAGggttgttattgtatgtataataacaaagattttacatggTTATTCATCTTTTGCATATTATTAAGTTAAAAGCAAAgatttggcatatgttgtttcaaattgattttttttttcaaataggaaaccatgataaaaaaaaaatttaaatccaaaatccaaaataaatacccaatcctcatctatatgacTGAATTTGAGTGCTTGCATTCTAAAATAAGGTGAtgataaaattcaaatattcCAATTGTTCACTTGAAATTATAAACAGTAAACTGtcttaatatattcaatataaaGGTTCTGATCCTTTTATAATttacacatatatttattataatattgaaAATCATATTCAGCTTctcaagtatatatataattgcatTCAATTGGTTGGATAAAAATCACTCGCCATCAACCATTGTTGTCTCACATACAGCCAAAGTTAATTTGTTAGTACGGATGGATTGAATTATATTGATTGATAAATGGCTTCAGCAGCGTGGCTTTATAAAGACGGCTGTTAAAGGTGTCCTCCCACAGGTCACTGCTAGTATGAATGTATATtggaaaatgtatttgttttgcgGTTCTGACCTCAGCGAAGGCAAGGGTGATATAGAAATACAAGCgatgaattattcatgaattACAAGTTAGTACAAACGTTGTtttgttcatatatattttaaaccTCTCATCGCAGTCAATGACCTGAGTTCGTCTCCTCACAGTAGATAGTGTGTCAAGTACAGGAATGCAGTGAAGCAGGCCTAATTTTAAACACATTGTCATAGATTCGTACTGCACTCATCAAGCGCTGACGTATAGCAAAGTTAAGATCGTTGTCGTCCTTGTAATTCAAGTTCACACTGTGCGATGATACCACCGTCGCGACGCacaatttacagaaaatttGTGAAGGTATTTCTCCTACCTGCTTTAGAATTTTCAACTTCAACGCGGCGAAGACCTTCGGAAGTACTTCTTATATTCGCGATGTTTCTACCGTTGTATGATGTCCGTcaactgtacatttacaataaaaatatcaacgTACATAATACCTAGCACAGAGGAAGGCCAGAGTAAATATAAGTCACCGTAAAAGGCCCCGCCTCGTTTTGAATCAGGTGTAATACGGTAGCTGTATAATAGTTTACCAGGGACTTCCCTCTCTACTCTTATCAAGAGATTCTTGTGTTGAACGTTTTTTTTAAACGAAAGTATTGTTCGTACGAGCACCGGTGGCGCTCTACAGAGCCGGATTTGGACTCGCACCATAGGGCGCCCAGGACgatgtacaaacaaacaaacaaacaaacaaagtaaataTGCATGGGAAAAAgaataatgttattttaaacTTATGGATAACAATCtatagacatgtatatatgggactatatactatattattattGGAGAGTTTGATTGTAAAGAGATAAATTGTTAATACAACAGGTAATCACAAGATCCATGTGGAGTAGTGGTTAAAGTAAATGGACTTCAAAACCTAGGCCTATACAACAGGTTCAGGTTCCCagtagaatagagtagagtagagtagagtagagtagagtagagtagagtagagtaggaTGGAGTGGAGAATAGTGGAGTGGAATTGAGTGGAGTAGGGTAGAGTGGGGTAGAGTGGAGTGGGTAGAGTGGATTGGAGTGGAGTGTGGTACGGTGGAGTAGAGTGGAGTGGGGTAGAGTCGAGTAGAGTGGGGTACGGTGGAGTGGAGTAGAGTGgggtggagtggagtggagttgAATAGAGtagagtggagtggagtggaataataaacatacaaggacattcatcaacatttttattttgaaaagtttatttcattcttgttCAAGTTTCCAAGTATTTTTAAATTACAGtttaacaatatacattgtacatggtaTCTTTAAAAAGACATTCCTGGCTTGATACATCTCTACTATTTCTGAATACAGGATTCTCCCCAGTCACAAGAAGTAGTGGTcagtaattaatattcataaatattaatgttCATGAGGTAAATCAAATACAGGTTGTGTCTTAAACTGTGTTATAACTTAAATGCTATACAATAGTGAATTTCAGAGTCCACATTGTTGCTGAGTGACAGAGCATCTTCAATCAAAAACCTGGGTCATAGTATGGGGTCATGATTTTTTTGTCTAAGCTACCATGCATGTAGGTGTAGTTTTTCTACTTGCATGAGCTTGAATAAGACATTTGTTTCTTGTAAGAGCATTTGATAGGAAGACAAATAACTTTTCAGAACCATTCCATGTAGATACACTGCCACAAGTTGGTATACACCTACTTTGTGGTATGATTTCTAACAATATGACAATTCAATTATCAAGCTAGACAACTGCATAAACCCAAAAATCTAATGGGGAAAGATGTGCTTCACCTCCTTGTTTCAATCAAAATTGACTAACAACAAAGTGACTCCACATTTTAAACACTGTCCTTTGACTGAGAGTGGTAATTACATAGCAACAAACTGAACTCAGAAATTTGATAATAGCCACTTGTGTCATTCACCTTTCCACAATCATTTGTGAATCATGATGAGGCTAGAATGACATATGATAAAATAAGTAATGGCACACAGTATAGTGTGGATTGCAAGCTACGTTGTGTTGCTCAGCCCTCACTGGCTTGCTCAATGTGTAAGGACACTCGTgccacagcataccttacagactaagtatAGTGTAGACTGTAACATACGTCATGTCACTCCGCCATCAGTGACCTAGGTTGCCCGATGTGTGAGGACACTCGCATCACAGCATACCTTTCAGATTAATTATGGTGTACACTGTAACATTTGTCATGTCCCTCATTGACCTGGATGGGGTTgcccgatgtgtgagggtgcccaagacatggcatatcttacagtccaaGTATAATGGTAACTGAGAGGAACTTGTATAATTCAAGGCTTTGACTTTATATAGccttttttttagattttactTCTCAACATTTCTCAATACAAGCAAGTTGGCATAGCAGATAAAGTTGTTATGTAAAGTGCATTGAACTCTGACAAAAAGTTTGAATAACACTGCAGGTTTGAATGCTCGCTTAAGttttctgaaaatatatttacatcCTGTTAAGGATCTTTGTTCACCCAAGAAAATCATTTTACTATAAAAGTTAATAGGTTAGCATTAGGTTCTATAAGTAGCATACAAAGAATGGTAATACTCATGGTAACAATATTGTCTATAACATAATGAAGGGGGTTTTAGTCTCAAATCAACAATATTgtctatgacatcatcacatgaTATGAGGGCATGTTTTAACAGTACAGTatggaaaaaaatgacaaatgagtGGTAAATTCATATCTGGTATGGTGACattataatattcatttattctgGATCTCACTTCTGGCTCCAAGCAGTGTTCCTAGTAACCAAGCCACCAGATCTTTTAGTTAACTGATAATCAGAATTTGGCATGTTAGTATAGGTACGTGCGAACATAGTTTCGCATAAACTCACCACTGTCTATAACATATGTGCATTGGTATGTATATACTTGCATTGGTATGTATACTTGCATTGGTATGTATACTTGCATTGTGTTGTAGTTCTTTGAAATAGTACAATAAAATCCTCAACATAaatatttgcattattttgcaCTCACAGAAAATTAATAGCTCAATAAAGAAATACAGTCAGAAATTAaacttaaataaaaaataaaactcgttgaaaataaatatcttgttaacattaaaaaaaaatagttgccAAAGTATGGTAAGATAGCTGCAAGTGGTACTGTAGTTTTATGCAGTGTTGTTAGATTTTACAAAGATCATCTACAGCAAACAAGAGTATCAATAAACAGGTTTGCATCTAAGCAGGTCTTTTCTTAAACAGTTTAAATGAAACCTTAAGATTCTATTTATAATCTTTAAAGTTACTCCCTTTTTCTATACTATGGTATGGACCAATGCCATTGTTTGAATGCTGTGACTGGACTACTTAACCTTGAAATGGGATGGGTGGGGTACTACAGTGACCTACAATGCAGATTGTAGATAGTAATTTTACAACAATTAGTTCAACAACAGCAAAAAGCAATATCTCAAACATATATAGGACTTGACAAAGTGAAGGACAgaaagttgtttttgtttagttAAGATATGTTTTAAAATCAGAACATGGtatacattttgtgtgtgttatatgaaattttattcccatgtataaaatacatgtattgtagatAATTTCCGATATATTCTAGCATGGGACATGTCTTCTGGTATTGGCAGGTAGCTAATAACTAAATACATTCTAGCATGGGACATATCTTCTGGTATTGGCAGGTAGCTAATAACTAAATACATTCTAGCATGGGACATATCTTCTGGTATTGGCAGGTAGcaaataactaaatacattcTAGCATGGGACATATCTTCTGGTATTGGTAGGTAGCAAATAACTAAGCTAACAAGGAAACATATTACGGAATTTCATCAATGGCAAGACCTGGGGATCTTCCTATTTGGATCTGAAGGAAAAGGGGCAAGAAGGGAGTAATGAAATATGGAATGACAAGTTGTAATGATCTGAGAGAATTTCTATATTGAAATCCTTTTCTTGATATGTTTTACGTTATGTATATGACAAAACTTGACTCTTTAGGATTAAGTAGACTTTGCAAGGATTTAGGGATCATACATGGATTAAAAAGGGATTATCCTATTAAGATTATATCACCTGCATAGTAATACTAAATGACtatatgcatttatttataATATGCAATTTTAGTTTGAATTTGATCCCTCTATCATATTTGGTGTTCCCATGGTGCaaagtttacataaaatatacttATAAATAAGTGCTCAtgaatgagactgaaatttacatacataataatcCAATCATATCAAGTTGAGTGACTCACTTGTCAATAAAATGCACATATTGATATTAGAACTGAAATGTACGAATATAACGTTTCCAAAACAACAAGTTCATTCGATCAGTTTTCAATGAAATGCACATGACATTAAATATTAAGCTAAATCTACACCAGATTTTTGACTATGTCAATGGCTCACTTGTCAATGAAATCACAGATAAGTAACACAGATGAAATGAACACATCAAAACTGAAGCtgaaatttatgaatatatagtTTCCAAAATGTTAAAGTTGACTCACTCAGTTTTCAATGAAATGCAACATACCACTAAATATGGGGTTATATTTAAACTCcattttcaataaaatgcaCACAACATCAAACATTGGGCCTGgaattttaaaattgtaaagCTCCAAATtgctaaaaaaaacatttcaatgaaatgcACATAACATGAAAATGGGGCTGGAATTGCAAAATATATAGTTTCAACAATTCAAATTCGTTCACTCACATTTTTGTGAAATGCACACAACATCAAATAATTGGGCTAAATCTTAAAACATTCTTCTGGCAatgcaaggtcaaaggtcattggtTAACTTACAAATGAAATCCacataaaatcaaaatttaggTTAAATGTTAGggaataaaattatgtaaagttCTACTATGCAAAGttcattgttttcaaagaaatgcACGTGATAATGGACAGTGAACTGACGTTTACACAAGAGAATGTTGCAAGTTCATTGGTTTATGATGTatagaacaaataaaacaatagaTAGCTACCAAACACTCCATAGGATGGAACACTGCAAAACTTTAAACTATTCTGAATATAAGTTAATGAAGGAAAAGCACACGTCAATTTGATAACACTTTCACTGCAAATACATGGCTTTAGtttaatatttacaaagttataCAAACGTTGAGTTACCTAtccattcaaaataaataaattctaaAACTATTTATATTCACCATTAATcccttaacaaaaaaaatcCCTATTTTTTACTTGTTTCTAAAAAGcagaaaaaaatgtcatattgtgaacaaaatttcaacaacattGCTTTTATAAGGAGACTATCATATTACTTTTCTTTCAATTAGCGTTTTCAAATTTCTCCTTGcacaaataaaaatcaataaacCATGTATAACTATAAGGTTTCAAAATTAGATAGCTAGGTTTCAATATGAAggaaattaaatttaaatgtaaaaatgatatTGGTGACAAAAATTAGATTACTTATATTAATACGTCGTTGATATCTTTCTGTCAAAATGTGTAATCTTGCTGTGGAAATGATGACAAGATATAACAACGTTTTGATAGGAGAGTCTTATCAATAAAGTCAATTTCTATCAACACTctgtctatgtatctatctgtgTTTAGAAATATATCAATAGCTGCCAAATAGATTTATTAACATCCAGTTTTATCCAAACAAGAAACACAAAGGGAATCATCTCATTATGTGCTTCTATCCAAACAAGAAACACAAACGGAATCGTCTCATTATGTGCTTCACCAAAGATAATTCAAAAACTTCAATATTTGACATGATTTTATAGTGTCCATCTGTCTCTTACCAACTTTCACtttctatatttcaaatcaCAATCAttcttatttttcataatttgtttcATTCAGGGATTAAAATGAGTATGATTTGATAGTTAATGGAAACAGATAAAGTAAATTACATTGGCCACTGTGTCCAAATACTGAGTCTAACTGGTCATAACCAGTAATCCACTTAGGGTAACTAGTTAGAACCAACAACCCACTCAGACTAACTGGTGATAACCAACAATCCACTCAGACTAACTAGTCATAACCAGTAATCCACTCAGACTAACTAGTCATAACCAGCAATCCACTCAGACTAACTAGTCATAACCAGTAATCCACTTCAACTGACTAGTAACCAGTAATCCACTCAGAACAATTGCCAGTGTATACGCATCATTTTCTAGTCAGTCCTAGTCACCAACCAGTTTGACAAAAGTAGATTGTGCATAGCAAGCCACAGCTGGTGGAATGATTTGTATCTATTTTGATGCAGTGTTTGCTTACCACTGGAATAAAAACTTACACCTGCTTAGTGGCCAATGTTGTAAACATTAACAAAACTAGTGCTTGCTATATATATCGAGAGATTTTTACATACACAGCTGTTGGGGACTCCTAAAACTGTGCAAAGAAgactagtgtagtgtgtgaggtcaaaggttaatatgtaaattgtaatattacCCGTTTTCTCactatcaaatcaaataatcaaattaGAAACATCCCTTTATCATTCGCCACAATGGTGTGATCCAAGTGCTCTCTGTCAGGATCACGTCTGCAATCTTGGTTTTCTTGCTAACAGTGAaattctcatttgcatatcatttgcattgtgGTAAGATATGTTAATTTCAGACTCATCGTTGAGAGTGGAATAATCCATGTAGATAAGGAAACTGGGGGGTGACTGCATGGCTACAGTCTGACAAACATTTTTAGCTTTATCCTCTTGAAGGCACATTCTCACTACATTTCGAGTTGTGTCCTTGGTTGTCCCATTTTTAAATCAAACATTAACTTCACCATCTTTGCCAGGTCATACTCATGATCCCATCCCCAATCATTCCGGGCACCGGCATCATCAAACACTTGAGGCCAGGAATCAGCTACAGAAATAACCAATCAGAATTTATAAAATAGGATTAGTTGGTGGAAATAACAATCAGGTTTCTTGTTAAAtatggttgattggttggtagAAAGTGGTAAGTTGGTAGAATTGACCATTGATATTTTGTGTTAGAATGTAGTAATTAGGTAGATATTACCAATTAGATATCTTTTTAGGGTGTAGTTGTAAACTTACCAATATCCTGTCTGCCATCTGGACTATACTGTACTTGTAAATGTAGGGTATATTTACTGGAAATGTGGTAAACTTACCAATATCCTGTCTACCATCTGGACTATACTGTACTTGTAAATGTAGGGTATATTTAGTGGAAATGTTGTAAACTTACCAATATCCTGTCTACCATCTGGACTATACTGTACTTGTAAATGTAGGGTATGTTTACTGGAAATGTTGTAAACTTACCAATATCCTGTCTACCATCTGGACTATACTGTACTTGTAAATGTAGGGTATATTTACTGGAAATGTTGTAAACTTACCAATATCCTGTCTACCATCTGGACTATACTGTACTTGTAAATGTAGGGTATATTTACTGGAAATGTTGTAAACTTACCAATATCCTGTCTACCATCTGGACTATACTGTACTTGTAAATGTAGGGTATGTTTACTGGAAATGTTGTAAACTTACCAATATCCTGTCTACCATCTGGACTATACTGTACTTGTAAATGTAGGGTATATTTACTGGAAATGTGGTAAACTTACCAATATCCTGTCTGCCATCTGGACTATACTGTACTTGTAAATGTAGGGTATGTTTACTGGAAATGTTGTAAACTTACCAATATCCTGTCTACCATCTGGACTATACTGTACTTGTAAATGTAGGGTATGTTTACTGGAAATGTTGTAAACTTACCAATATCCTGTCTACCATCTGGACTATACTGTACTTGTAAATGTAGGGTATATTTACTGGAAATGTGGTAAACTTACCAATATCCTGTCTACCATCTGGACTATACTGTACTTGTAAATGTAGGGTATGTTTACTGGAAATGTTGTAAACTTACCAATATCCTGTCTACCATCTGGACTATACTGTACTTGTAAATGTAGGGTATATTTACTGGAAATGTGGTAAACTTACCAATATCCTGTCTACCATCTGGACTATACTGCACTTCTAAGTGTGGGGTATATTTCCTAATTTCTTCTGCTAATTCTTCTGGTGTGAAACTCATAGCAGCAAGGTTGTATGTCCTCAGTTTAAGCTGATGTTGTGGAGCTTCCATCATTTCAACCAATCCTCTCAAACAGTCATCAATGTACATCATTGGTAGTCGTGTATCTGGTCTCAGATAACAACTATGTTTTCCAGATTCCAGGGCATCGTAAAATATTTGCACAGCATAATCTGAAAAATATTGTcagaaaaaaacatgatttctTTGTGACAATTAGCAAATCAAAGAGCTTATAATTTGAATTGCGTGCAACATAGTGACAATCTGTAATAACATAAACAAGTATTTTCCTGTTAAAGGACTAATCATCtgataaacaacaaaacagtatGTGTGAGATATAGTAAATGAAGaataaatctacatgtataaaggaAAACTCATACTAAACTACAACCCCcatgcaaatatacaaaattgaaaatgcgTCTGAACTTGAGGTGTGTATTtgtgttgctatggatacaaaaGACATTAATTTAAATAATAATCTATGATGTTTGACCTGATTTGACTACTAGTGTTGTTCTCACCTGTTGTACCACCACCTGGTAATGTATCAGCTGATATAACACCTGGAAACCTAAGAGATCTGAAATCTACTCCAAATTTATAGTAATAGtactggaacaaaacaaacagacaaattacaatatttaaatacacatttgtttcaattaaagggctatgtttcaatccggGGTTATCGGATTAGTGTTATCTCAATCCTGGGTTATCGGATTAGTGTTATCTCAATCCTGGGTTATCAGATTACTGTTATCTCAATCCTGGGTTATCGGATTAGTGTTATCTCAATCCTGGGTTATCGGATTAGTGTTATCTCAATCCTGGGTTATCAGATTAGTGTTATCTCAATCCTGGGTTATTGGATTAGTGTTATCTCAATCAAGATTACATGGCATCATTCTTTTGTTGTTCCAATAACTCTGCCAAACAATCGTTTTTCACACCTACCGTACTAATTCGAAGTGGGCCTTTAAGCCAAATAATGTGAATCACTTTATAAGGtttattctgattggttagaaaacaaaggaagCAAGCACATCTGTTGGCTGTAATGTTAATGagtgataaaataaatgtatgttgtcCAATCAGTGACAACCTTGTAATAACTTCAcatcattccccccccccccccccaccccaccaccaccacccttaAGCAAGATATAAACTACAATAGCAATGTAGTTGTAAATCAATTAAATGATACATTTCTACACTGACGACTAGCTAGTTCACTGGTTAGGTCAAGTTATCCTTATATATGTATAGCTACATGCACTCATGTAGGACTTTAGATGccataaatacattgtatgtcctGGGTCTTGTACTTACCTCTCCTAATAATTCACCATGGACCTTAGACACCCCATAAATTGTTCTGGGTCTTTGAATTGTTACATCAGGGGTAGGATTCCTGGGTGAATCTGGTCCAAAGGCACCAATTGTACTTGGTACAAATACTCGTAACTGATACTGTTTAGCCAACTCTAAAATATTGTGTACTCCCTCTATGTTCACTTTGATTGCCAGTGGGACATCCATTTCTCCAATTGCACTCAAGAGGGCGCTAAAGTGGATGACCCAGTCAATCTGCTGGTTGACAACTATTTGTTGCAGATTTTTTGCA
It includes:
- the LOC144445588 gene encoding L-threonine 3-dehydrogenase, mitochondrial-like; its protein translation is MLRTFTQVLQRQTGKAATKLQLPQCTCYISTSAVQRTSTTGTSANIPNFQGQRYNSVDNPRVLITGGLGQLGQGLAKVLRKKYGKDNIILSDIIKAPKHILDSGPYMFADILDAKNLQQIVVNQQIDWVIHFSALLSAIGEMDVPLAIKVNIEGVHNILELAKQYQLRVFVPSTIGAFGPDSPRNPTPDVTIQRPRTIYGVSKVHGELLGEYYYYKFGVDFRSLRFPGVISADTLPGGGTTDYAVQIFYDALESGKHSCYLRPDTRLPMMYIDDCLRGLVEMMEAPQHQLKLRTYNLAAMSFTPEELAEEIRKYTPHLEVQYSPDGRQDIADSWPQVFDDAGARNDWGWDHEYDLAKMVKLMFDLKMGQPRTQLEM